The following proteins come from a genomic window of Chaetodon auriga isolate fChaAug3 chromosome 16, fChaAug3.hap1, whole genome shotgun sequence:
- the gaa gene encoding lysosomal alpha-glucosidase isoform X2 yields the protein MALLSHWAAAALLLAYLSARLVNSASATRSETKAHEVLVSNNPAKPHNSSDETGGVRPGGSQDADTHRGTRCAMAPESRFDCARDRLLGQTECEERGCCYAPMPDSAGPPWCFYPSLYPGYKMGPLTPTARGQAATLTRSTSSYLPRDISSLHLEVIEESAGCLHLTLKDLSSQRYEVKLPAGVPQSKADPRDALYTTEYQPEPFGFIVRRKSSGRVIVNTTVAPLLFADQYLQLSTALASSLVSGLGEHYTSLLLDLNWTSLMLWNRDMAPHADANLYGSHPFYIVQEEDGSAHGVFLLNSNAVEVMLQPAPALTWVAVGGILDLYVFLGPDPQSVIRQYLQVIGYPMMPPYWSLGFHLCRWGYTTTNTTRHVAQRMHNAKFPMDVQWNDLDYAHERRVFTFDPWRFGDLPEMVEEFHNRGMKYILILDPGISSTSPPGTYPPFDDGLKRDVFIKNATGHVLIGKVWPGPTAFPDFTNPETRRWWEDCIRDFHSKVPVDGLWIDMNEPASFVQGSVEGCPDSDLENPPYTPRVVGGQLNSGTLCMSAQQKLSTHYNLHNMYGLTEAYATHSALMKVRAKRPFVLSRSSFPGIGRFSGVWTGDVRSDWEQLRYSIPAVLQFSLFGVPLVGADICGFGGNTNEELCVRWMQLGAFYPFMRNHNDQANTPQEPYVFGQKAQEAMRSVLNLRYSLLPFLYTLFHHAHASADTVARPLFMEFPTDPNSQTIDRQFLWGSSLLISPVLEQGAVELAAYLPPGTWYSLHDGQPFYSKGQYLLLPASLDTINVHVREGHIIPQQEPALTTAATRTNPFFLTVALSAGGWARGDLFWDDGDSLDTFETGNYCYVIFIAGQSQVVSDPLKLNGALAGLVLGGLQVFGVPSPPFYVLANGDKVRDFTYRSDTKKKPLTFRKQRDLGDWSVGELSSQARHRQPGSCRKESSSQTCGVTVGKHWDTNKTTTPNS from the exons ATGGCGCTGTTGTCTCACTGGGCTGCAGCTGCGCTCCTCCTCGCCTATTTGTCTGCCAGACTGGTTAATTCAGCCTCTGCTACGCGAAGTGAGACCAAAGCACACGAAGTGCTCGTTAGTAATAATCCAGCAAAACCTCACAACAGTTCAGATGAGACAGGGGGAGTGCGCCCAGGAGGCTCCCAGGACGCTGATACTCACAGAGGGACCCGCTGCGCCATGGCCCCGGAGAGCCGCTTTGACTGTGCCAGGGACAGGCTCCTCGGCCAGACAGAGTGTGAAGAGAGGGGGTGCTGCTACGCCCCTATGCCTGACTCTGCAGGACCACCTTGGTGCTTCTACCCCAGTTTGTACCCTGGCTATAAAATGGGTCCCTTGACTCCCACCGCGCGAGGACAGGCTGCCACCCTGACGCGCTCCACCTCCTCCTACCTCCCCAGAGACATCTCCTCTCTACATCTAGAAGTCATAGAGGAATCTGCAGGCTGCTTACACCTCACT TTAAAGGATTTATCGTCTCAGCGATATGAAGTGAAGCTCCCAGCTGGTGTTCCTCAGAGCAAAGCTGATCCCAGAGATGCTCTCTATACCACTGAATACCAGCCTGAGCCATTTGGCTTCATAGTGCGGCGAAAATCCAGTGGAAGAGTGAT TGTGAACACCACGGtcgctcctctgctgtttgctgaccAGTACCTGCAGCTGTCCACTGCGCTGGCCTCTTCCCTTGTGTCTGGCCTTGGGGAGCATtacacctccctcctcctggaCCTTAACTGGACTTCACTGATGCTCTGGAACAGAGACATGGCGCCTCAT gctgatGCTAACCTCTATGGCTCCCACCCATTCTACATAGTACAGGAGGAGGACGGCTCGGCACATGGAGTTTTCCTCCTCAACAGCAATGCAGTCG AGGTGATGCTGCAGCCAGCCCCCGCTCTCACCTGGGTGGCTGTCGGAGGAATCCTGGACCTGTATGTTTTCTTGGGTCCCGACCCTCAAAGTGTTATTCGACAGTACCTCCAGGTCATTG GGTATCCTATGATGCCTCCCTATTGGTCTCTGGGCTTTCATCTGTGTCGCTGGGGTTACACCACCACTAATACAACCCGGCATGTGGCGCAACGTATGCACAATGCAAAGTTTCCCATG GATGTGCAGTGGAATGATCTGGACTATGCACATGAGCGCAGGGTATTCACCTTTGACCCCTGGCGATTCGGGGACCTCCCAGAGATGGTGGAGGAGTTCCACAATCGTGGCATGAAGTACATCCTCATCTTG GACCCGGGGATCAGCAGCACCAGCCCCCCTGGAACATACCCGCCCTTTGATGATGGACTGAAACGAGATGTCTTCATTAAAAATGCCACAGGACACGTCCTGATAGGGAAG GTTTGGCCGGGCCCAACAGCCTTCCCAGACTTCACCAACCCAGAGACCAGACGCTGGTGGGAGGACTGCATCAGAGATTTTCACTCTAAAGTGCCAGTGGATGGTCTGTGGATT GATATGAATGAACCAGCCAGTTTTGTGCAGGGCTCAGTGGAGGGCTGTCCTGACAGTGATCTTGAGAACCCGCCCTACACACCCA GGGTGGTTGGAGGCCAGTTAAACTCAGGAACCCTTTGTATGTCGGCTCAGCAGAAGCTGTCCACTCACTACAACCTGCACAACATGTATGGACTGACAGAGGCCTATGCCACGCACAG CGCTCTTATGAAGGTACGAGCGAAGAGACCCTTCGTCCTGTCTCGCTCCTCCTTCCCTGGCATCGGACGCTTCTCTGGCGTGTGGACAGGTGACGTCAGGAGTGACTGGGAGCAGCTTCGGTACTCCATCCCTG CGGTGCTGCAGTTCAGCCTGTTCGGGGTTCCCCTTGTCGGGGCGGACATCTGTGGCTTCGGAGGTAACACCAACGAGGAGTTGTGTGTACGATGGATGCAGCTTGGGGCCTTCTACCCATTTATGAGAAACCACAACGACCAGGCAAAcact CCTCAGGAGCCCTATGTATTTGGGCAGAAGGCCCAGGAAGCCATGCGGAGTGTATTGAACCTTCGTTACTCCCTTCTCCCGTTCCTCTACACACTCTTCCATCATGCACACGCCTCTGCTGACACTGTGGCCCGGCCTCTCTTCATGGA GTTTCCCACTGACCCTAACAGTCAGACCATAGACCGACAGTTCCTGTGGGGGAGTTCGCTTCTCATTAGCCCAGTCTTAGAGCAAGGAGCTGTAGAGCTGGCTGCTTACTTGCCCCCTGGCACTTGGTACAGCCTGCACGAT GGTCAGCCTTTCTACAGTAAGGGTCAATACCTGCTCCTGCCAGCctctctggacaccatcaacGTCCATGTGAGGGAGGGACACATTATCCCCCAGCAG GAGCCTGCTTTGACAACCGCAGCCACGCGCACAAACCCTTTCTTCCTGACGGTGgcactgtcagcaggcggctGGGCCCGCGGCGACTTGTTCTGGGATGACGGGGACAGTCTTGATACCTTTGAGACTGGAAATTATTGTTACGTTATCTTCATTGCTGGACAG TCTCAGGTAGTGAGTGATCCTCTCAAGCTGAATGGGGCCCTGGCCGGTCTTGTGCTGGGGGGGCTGCAGGTGTTCGGGGTGCCCTCACCACCCTTCTATGTACTAGCCAATGGGGACAAAGTCAGGGATTTCACATACCGCAGTGACACCAAG AAAAAGCCTTTGACATTCCGGAAGCAGCGAGATTTGGGGGATTGGTCTGTGGGTGAGCTGTCAAGTCAAGCTAGACACAGACAACCAGGCAGTTGCAGGAA GGAGAGCAGCAGTCAAACGTGTGGTGTCACTGTCGGAAAACACTGGGATACAAACAAGACTACAACCCCTAACAGCTGA
- the gaa gene encoding lysosomal alpha-glucosidase isoform X1 produces MALLSHWAAAALLLAYLSARLVNSASATRSETKAHEVLVSNNPAKPHNSSDETGGVRPGGSQDADTHRGTRCAMAPESRFDCARDRLLGQTECEERGCCYAPMPDSAGPPWCFYPSLYPGYKMGPLTPTARGQAATLTRSTSSYLPRDISSLHLEVIEESAGCLHLTLKDLSSQRYEVKLPAGVPQSKADPRDALYTTEYQPEPFGFIVRRKSSGRVIVNTTVAPLLFADQYLQLSTALASSLVSGLGEHYTSLLLDLNWTSLMLWNRDMAPHADANLYGSHPFYIVQEEDGSAHGVFLLNSNAVEVMLQPAPALTWVAVGGILDLYVFLGPDPQSVIRQYLQVIGYPMMPPYWSLGFHLCRWGYTTTNTTRHVAQRMHNAKFPMDVQWNDLDYAHERRVFTFDPWRFGDLPEMVEEFHNRGMKYILILDPGISSTSPPGTYPPFDDGLKRDVFIKNATGHVLIGKVWPGPTAFPDFTNPETRRWWEDCIRDFHSKVPVDGLWIDMNEPASFVQGSVEGCPDSDLENPPYTPRVVGGQLNSGTLCMSAQQKLSTHYNLHNMYGLTEAYATHSALMKVRAKRPFVLSRSSFPGIGRFSGVWTGDVRSDWEQLRYSIPAVLQFSLFGVPLVGADICGFGGNTNEELCVRWMQLGAFYPFMRNHNDQANTPQEPYVFGQKAQEAMRSVLNLRYSLLPFLYTLFHHAHASADTVARPLFMEFPTDPNSQTIDRQFLWGSSLLISPVLEQGAVELAAYLPPGTWYSLHDGQPFYSKGQYLLLPASLDTINVHVREGHIIPQQEPALTTAATRTNPFFLTVALSAGGWARGDLFWDDGDSLDTFETGNYCYVIFIAGQSQVVSDPLKLNGALAGLVLGGLQVFGVPSPPFYVLANGDKVRDFTYRSDTKVLTVTSLALPMSEKKPLTFRKQRDLGDWSVGELSSQARHRQPGSCRKESSSQTCGVTVGKHWDTNKTTTPNS; encoded by the exons ATGGCGCTGTTGTCTCACTGGGCTGCAGCTGCGCTCCTCCTCGCCTATTTGTCTGCCAGACTGGTTAATTCAGCCTCTGCTACGCGAAGTGAGACCAAAGCACACGAAGTGCTCGTTAGTAATAATCCAGCAAAACCTCACAACAGTTCAGATGAGACAGGGGGAGTGCGCCCAGGAGGCTCCCAGGACGCTGATACTCACAGAGGGACCCGCTGCGCCATGGCCCCGGAGAGCCGCTTTGACTGTGCCAGGGACAGGCTCCTCGGCCAGACAGAGTGTGAAGAGAGGGGGTGCTGCTACGCCCCTATGCCTGACTCTGCAGGACCACCTTGGTGCTTCTACCCCAGTTTGTACCCTGGCTATAAAATGGGTCCCTTGACTCCCACCGCGCGAGGACAGGCTGCCACCCTGACGCGCTCCACCTCCTCCTACCTCCCCAGAGACATCTCCTCTCTACATCTAGAAGTCATAGAGGAATCTGCAGGCTGCTTACACCTCACT TTAAAGGATTTATCGTCTCAGCGATATGAAGTGAAGCTCCCAGCTGGTGTTCCTCAGAGCAAAGCTGATCCCAGAGATGCTCTCTATACCACTGAATACCAGCCTGAGCCATTTGGCTTCATAGTGCGGCGAAAATCCAGTGGAAGAGTGAT TGTGAACACCACGGtcgctcctctgctgtttgctgaccAGTACCTGCAGCTGTCCACTGCGCTGGCCTCTTCCCTTGTGTCTGGCCTTGGGGAGCATtacacctccctcctcctggaCCTTAACTGGACTTCACTGATGCTCTGGAACAGAGACATGGCGCCTCAT gctgatGCTAACCTCTATGGCTCCCACCCATTCTACATAGTACAGGAGGAGGACGGCTCGGCACATGGAGTTTTCCTCCTCAACAGCAATGCAGTCG AGGTGATGCTGCAGCCAGCCCCCGCTCTCACCTGGGTGGCTGTCGGAGGAATCCTGGACCTGTATGTTTTCTTGGGTCCCGACCCTCAAAGTGTTATTCGACAGTACCTCCAGGTCATTG GGTATCCTATGATGCCTCCCTATTGGTCTCTGGGCTTTCATCTGTGTCGCTGGGGTTACACCACCACTAATACAACCCGGCATGTGGCGCAACGTATGCACAATGCAAAGTTTCCCATG GATGTGCAGTGGAATGATCTGGACTATGCACATGAGCGCAGGGTATTCACCTTTGACCCCTGGCGATTCGGGGACCTCCCAGAGATGGTGGAGGAGTTCCACAATCGTGGCATGAAGTACATCCTCATCTTG GACCCGGGGATCAGCAGCACCAGCCCCCCTGGAACATACCCGCCCTTTGATGATGGACTGAAACGAGATGTCTTCATTAAAAATGCCACAGGACACGTCCTGATAGGGAAG GTTTGGCCGGGCCCAACAGCCTTCCCAGACTTCACCAACCCAGAGACCAGACGCTGGTGGGAGGACTGCATCAGAGATTTTCACTCTAAAGTGCCAGTGGATGGTCTGTGGATT GATATGAATGAACCAGCCAGTTTTGTGCAGGGCTCAGTGGAGGGCTGTCCTGACAGTGATCTTGAGAACCCGCCCTACACACCCA GGGTGGTTGGAGGCCAGTTAAACTCAGGAACCCTTTGTATGTCGGCTCAGCAGAAGCTGTCCACTCACTACAACCTGCACAACATGTATGGACTGACAGAGGCCTATGCCACGCACAG CGCTCTTATGAAGGTACGAGCGAAGAGACCCTTCGTCCTGTCTCGCTCCTCCTTCCCTGGCATCGGACGCTTCTCTGGCGTGTGGACAGGTGACGTCAGGAGTGACTGGGAGCAGCTTCGGTACTCCATCCCTG CGGTGCTGCAGTTCAGCCTGTTCGGGGTTCCCCTTGTCGGGGCGGACATCTGTGGCTTCGGAGGTAACACCAACGAGGAGTTGTGTGTACGATGGATGCAGCTTGGGGCCTTCTACCCATTTATGAGAAACCACAACGACCAGGCAAAcact CCTCAGGAGCCCTATGTATTTGGGCAGAAGGCCCAGGAAGCCATGCGGAGTGTATTGAACCTTCGTTACTCCCTTCTCCCGTTCCTCTACACACTCTTCCATCATGCACACGCCTCTGCTGACACTGTGGCCCGGCCTCTCTTCATGGA GTTTCCCACTGACCCTAACAGTCAGACCATAGACCGACAGTTCCTGTGGGGGAGTTCGCTTCTCATTAGCCCAGTCTTAGAGCAAGGAGCTGTAGAGCTGGCTGCTTACTTGCCCCCTGGCACTTGGTACAGCCTGCACGAT GGTCAGCCTTTCTACAGTAAGGGTCAATACCTGCTCCTGCCAGCctctctggacaccatcaacGTCCATGTGAGGGAGGGACACATTATCCCCCAGCAG GAGCCTGCTTTGACAACCGCAGCCACGCGCACAAACCCTTTCTTCCTGACGGTGgcactgtcagcaggcggctGGGCCCGCGGCGACTTGTTCTGGGATGACGGGGACAGTCTTGATACCTTTGAGACTGGAAATTATTGTTACGTTATCTTCATTGCTGGACAG TCTCAGGTAGTGAGTGATCCTCTCAAGCTGAATGGGGCCCTGGCCGGTCTTGTGCTGGGGGGGCTGCAGGTGTTCGGGGTGCCCTCACCACCCTTCTATGTACTAGCCAATGGGGACAAAGTCAGGGATTTCACATACCGCAGTGACACCAAG GTTTTGACAGTGACCAGCCTGGCTTTGCCAATGTCAGAG AAAAAGCCTTTGACATTCCGGAAGCAGCGAGATTTGGGGGATTGGTCTGTGGGTGAGCTGTCAAGTCAAGCTAGACACAGACAACCAGGCAGTTGCAGGAA GGAGAGCAGCAGTCAAACGTGTGGTGTCACTGTCGGAAAACACTGGGATACAAACAAGACTACAACCCCTAACAGCTGA
- the gaa gene encoding lysosomal alpha-glucosidase isoform X3, producing MALLSHWAAAALLLAYLSARLVNSASATRSETKAHEVLVSNNPAKPHNSSDETGGVRPGGSQDADTHRGTRCAMAPESRFDCARDRLLGQTECEERGCCYAPMPDSAGPPWCFYPSLYPGYKMGPLTPTARGQAATLTRSTSSYLPRDISSLHLEVIEESAGCLHLTLKDLSSQRYEVKLPAGVPQSKADPRDALYTTEYQPEPFGFIVRRKSSGRVIVNTTVAPLLFADQYLQLSTALASSLVSGLGEHYTSLLLDLNWTSLMLWNRDMAPHADANLYGSHPFYIVQEEDGSAHGVFLLNSNAVEVMLQPAPALTWVAVGGILDLYVFLGPDPQSVIRQYLQVIGYPMMPPYWSLGFHLCRWGYTTTNTTRHVAQRMHNAKFPMDVQWNDLDYAHERRVFTFDPWRFGDLPEMVEEFHNRGMKYILILDPGISSTSPPGTYPPFDDGLKRDVFIKNATGHVLIGKVWPGPTAFPDFTNPETRRWWEDCIRDFHSKVPVDGLWIDMNEPASFVQGSVEGCPDSDLENPPYTPRVVGGQLNSGTLCMSAQQKLSTHYNLHNMYGLTEAYATHSALMKVRAKRPFVLSRSSFPGIGRFSGVWTGDVRSDWEQLRYSIPAVLQFSLFGVPLVGADICGFGGNTNEELCVRWMQLGAFYPFMRNHNDQANTPQEPYVFGQKAQEAMRSVLNLRYSLLPFLYTLFHHAHASADTVARPLFMEFPTDPNSQTIDRQFLWGSSLLISPVLEQGAVELAAYLPPGTWYSLHDGQPFYSKGQYLLLPASLDTINVHVREGHIIPQQEPALTTAATRTNPFFLTVALSAGGWARGDLFWDDGDSLDTFETGNYCYVIFIAGQSQVVSDPLKLNGALAGLVLGGLQVFGVPSPPFYVLANGDKVRDFTYRSDTKVLTVTSLALPMSEGEQQSNVWCHCRKTLGYKQDYNP from the exons ATGGCGCTGTTGTCTCACTGGGCTGCAGCTGCGCTCCTCCTCGCCTATTTGTCTGCCAGACTGGTTAATTCAGCCTCTGCTACGCGAAGTGAGACCAAAGCACACGAAGTGCTCGTTAGTAATAATCCAGCAAAACCTCACAACAGTTCAGATGAGACAGGGGGAGTGCGCCCAGGAGGCTCCCAGGACGCTGATACTCACAGAGGGACCCGCTGCGCCATGGCCCCGGAGAGCCGCTTTGACTGTGCCAGGGACAGGCTCCTCGGCCAGACAGAGTGTGAAGAGAGGGGGTGCTGCTACGCCCCTATGCCTGACTCTGCAGGACCACCTTGGTGCTTCTACCCCAGTTTGTACCCTGGCTATAAAATGGGTCCCTTGACTCCCACCGCGCGAGGACAGGCTGCCACCCTGACGCGCTCCACCTCCTCCTACCTCCCCAGAGACATCTCCTCTCTACATCTAGAAGTCATAGAGGAATCTGCAGGCTGCTTACACCTCACT TTAAAGGATTTATCGTCTCAGCGATATGAAGTGAAGCTCCCAGCTGGTGTTCCTCAGAGCAAAGCTGATCCCAGAGATGCTCTCTATACCACTGAATACCAGCCTGAGCCATTTGGCTTCATAGTGCGGCGAAAATCCAGTGGAAGAGTGAT TGTGAACACCACGGtcgctcctctgctgtttgctgaccAGTACCTGCAGCTGTCCACTGCGCTGGCCTCTTCCCTTGTGTCTGGCCTTGGGGAGCATtacacctccctcctcctggaCCTTAACTGGACTTCACTGATGCTCTGGAACAGAGACATGGCGCCTCAT gctgatGCTAACCTCTATGGCTCCCACCCATTCTACATAGTACAGGAGGAGGACGGCTCGGCACATGGAGTTTTCCTCCTCAACAGCAATGCAGTCG AGGTGATGCTGCAGCCAGCCCCCGCTCTCACCTGGGTGGCTGTCGGAGGAATCCTGGACCTGTATGTTTTCTTGGGTCCCGACCCTCAAAGTGTTATTCGACAGTACCTCCAGGTCATTG GGTATCCTATGATGCCTCCCTATTGGTCTCTGGGCTTTCATCTGTGTCGCTGGGGTTACACCACCACTAATACAACCCGGCATGTGGCGCAACGTATGCACAATGCAAAGTTTCCCATG GATGTGCAGTGGAATGATCTGGACTATGCACATGAGCGCAGGGTATTCACCTTTGACCCCTGGCGATTCGGGGACCTCCCAGAGATGGTGGAGGAGTTCCACAATCGTGGCATGAAGTACATCCTCATCTTG GACCCGGGGATCAGCAGCACCAGCCCCCCTGGAACATACCCGCCCTTTGATGATGGACTGAAACGAGATGTCTTCATTAAAAATGCCACAGGACACGTCCTGATAGGGAAG GTTTGGCCGGGCCCAACAGCCTTCCCAGACTTCACCAACCCAGAGACCAGACGCTGGTGGGAGGACTGCATCAGAGATTTTCACTCTAAAGTGCCAGTGGATGGTCTGTGGATT GATATGAATGAACCAGCCAGTTTTGTGCAGGGCTCAGTGGAGGGCTGTCCTGACAGTGATCTTGAGAACCCGCCCTACACACCCA GGGTGGTTGGAGGCCAGTTAAACTCAGGAACCCTTTGTATGTCGGCTCAGCAGAAGCTGTCCACTCACTACAACCTGCACAACATGTATGGACTGACAGAGGCCTATGCCACGCACAG CGCTCTTATGAAGGTACGAGCGAAGAGACCCTTCGTCCTGTCTCGCTCCTCCTTCCCTGGCATCGGACGCTTCTCTGGCGTGTGGACAGGTGACGTCAGGAGTGACTGGGAGCAGCTTCGGTACTCCATCCCTG CGGTGCTGCAGTTCAGCCTGTTCGGGGTTCCCCTTGTCGGGGCGGACATCTGTGGCTTCGGAGGTAACACCAACGAGGAGTTGTGTGTACGATGGATGCAGCTTGGGGCCTTCTACCCATTTATGAGAAACCACAACGACCAGGCAAAcact CCTCAGGAGCCCTATGTATTTGGGCAGAAGGCCCAGGAAGCCATGCGGAGTGTATTGAACCTTCGTTACTCCCTTCTCCCGTTCCTCTACACACTCTTCCATCATGCACACGCCTCTGCTGACACTGTGGCCCGGCCTCTCTTCATGGA GTTTCCCACTGACCCTAACAGTCAGACCATAGACCGACAGTTCCTGTGGGGGAGTTCGCTTCTCATTAGCCCAGTCTTAGAGCAAGGAGCTGTAGAGCTGGCTGCTTACTTGCCCCCTGGCACTTGGTACAGCCTGCACGAT GGTCAGCCTTTCTACAGTAAGGGTCAATACCTGCTCCTGCCAGCctctctggacaccatcaacGTCCATGTGAGGGAGGGACACATTATCCCCCAGCAG GAGCCTGCTTTGACAACCGCAGCCACGCGCACAAACCCTTTCTTCCTGACGGTGgcactgtcagcaggcggctGGGCCCGCGGCGACTTGTTCTGGGATGACGGGGACAGTCTTGATACCTTTGAGACTGGAAATTATTGTTACGTTATCTTCATTGCTGGACAG TCTCAGGTAGTGAGTGATCCTCTCAAGCTGAATGGGGCCCTGGCCGGTCTTGTGCTGGGGGGGCTGCAGGTGTTCGGGGTGCCCTCACCACCCTTCTATGTACTAGCCAATGGGGACAAAGTCAGGGATTTCACATACCGCAGTGACACCAAG GTTTTGACAGTGACCAGCCTGGCTTTGCCAATGTCAGAG GGAGAGCAGCAGTCAAACGTGTGGTGTCACTGTCGGAAAACACTGGGATACAAACAAGACTACAACCCCTAA